tatatttaatatgtaagtttaatcgtataaagtttttatttgtctgaaacatcatacaattcagcaaactcaggaatgtgcctttaaCATGTTCGCTTTAAAGGTATGGAAAAGCGGTGCCACCAACCcctcagacacacacagagaaatgATGCTCTATTGCTAAATGGTGAGAATGGCAGCGATGTTTTATGGTACAAAAATCGATTGCTTACTCTATTAAAagatagaagaaaaaaaagcaacacATTTATGTGAATAAATCAAGATTGGATTTTTATTAATGCACGTcgtaaacaattaatatcatttactaaattatattacatctaCATCGCATATAAGGAAATATATATCTGTCGTGGGGTCACTGACGGGGATGGGAAAGACCAGTTCGAACCACCCAGGGGATCGACAACGTGATTCCTCGCACCTAAGGTGATGAACTACATATCGCCCAGCGTTACAACAAAGCTATTTGAGAGTGTCCTTTATGATTATTACCTGGAGGTAATGTCAAAGCTTCCTGTTCCTTGGTAAAGTCTTCGTATCCATATCTGTTATAAGCCAAAATCCGCACTAGGTAGATAGTCTTTGGCTGAAGATTTGATATGACAGCTTTCTGAATGGTGTTAACACCGTTTTCTGGAATGACTTCAGTGAGGTTTGTCCACTGTGCTGATGTGTCTGATCGGTATTGTACAACAAACGTCTGCTCTGAGCCTCCATTAAATGCTTCCAGCCAAGCAACTGAGACCGAGTGTGGATCACTGCTCCATGATTTGAGATCAGAGGGAATATTCGGAGGACCTTCGAGAAACAATGATATTTACTGAAACTCTCGCATACCCAAGCATTTGTtatgtaaataaagttaaacgttaataaaaaaataaaaaaatatttttaaacattaaattgcATTTAAAATGCAAATATAATACAGCCTAACCGAAATGATGAAGCATGGACGAAACGTACAAAATAAAGACATACTAATTCAACTAAGACAGgaaaactataattaaatgCTTAAGTCCTTTATAATTACACTAACAAGGCTGTTGTTTTCATCTGGTTTCTGgtaattaatttgatataatcacaacaataaatgaaagaaaggcGAAGTTGGAGTTGTAGTAAGATCAAAGTTTAATAACAATCCTCGTCAGTGTTCTACAGATTTTTAATATGCAGCTAGCAAACACATCTACTCACACGATGTATAGCACTGGAAGATGTGAGATAAATTAATACCATGACAGAGTGGCAGTGAGATCCCATtttaatagcccaatggactacAGTGACGGTTTAGAACTAGCATATCCATCTACTCATACCTGCTACATCAAATGTCAGGTTCTTCACAAGATCTGTGTTTTTAGCTCCATTAGACACCACAACCTGATAGGTCCCAATATCTCCCTGCTGAACATTTGTTAGTGTGAGTTTCCCAACAGCAGATACGTCAGTTGTAGATGAACTACCAGACCCAacactgtgtttgtttccatCAGTCAGTTTGTACCAGGTGAATGTCGGTGATGGATTGGCAATCACTGATATATTCAGAGTTACATCACCACCTACTGCCGCTGCAAACTCTTTCTGGAATGGAACTCGATGGTCTAGTCTTGGTGAacctaaaatatattgattgCTAAAAGTAATTATAATGTACCTTCATACAGATAaagggcgagacatagcccggtggtaaagcaatcgcttgatgtgcggtcggtttgggatcgatccccgtaagtggtcccattggactatttctctctccagccagtgctccatgactggtacatcaaaggccgtggtatgtgctatcctgtctatgggatggtgtatataaaagatcccttgctgctaatcgactagcctatgaagtggcgacagcgggtttcctccctcaatatctgtgtggttcttaaccatatgtctgactccatgtaactgtaaacaaaatttgttgagtgtgtcgttaaataaaatatttccttccttccttcatacagATAATTAAAAAGTATCTACACTCACAAAGTATGTTGtattcatacatacaatagTGTATCAATTGCTGCTActagagagttccgtgtcaaagttcgagtattaaaacatttcggagaaaaaacaactgtgggtgtgattggtagtaatatgtgatgttgattatttgtgtaaatactattatccactgacaataaataaatacacttttgtttgttatacagttgttaagcagtatataccagaggttgaaactaatgctgGGTACCACGAAAAAATGGAACAGCAATTAtaagcaaaaatgacggttgctattaaaaacattaattaaatgtcttaaatgatacgtcacgcacacacacacacacacacacacacacacacacacactttcctATCGTCTTACAGGTAGAGGTTCcacattttttattgttgtactTCTTGGGTGTGtcgatacgctgcttatataaGTTTtgttagtaaacgttaacattatcggcaataggaattgatttggtctattagaacctgcaatgagaaatagcctaatgggtcaaCCGACGGGGGTCGCTCCTACACCAATCGCGCATCAGGTGGCCTCTTTACCAGAGTGCTATTGCTGTTCGGAAATGagaaaaattactaaatatagtaaataaaagtaaagtcgGCGCTCCTTTGTATCCCTCTATTGTTGTCTTTTTTATGTACGGTTAGTTTTCCAGTTAGTAGAACTGCCTAAGTTATACGATGGGTAATGGTATAAACAGGAAAACGAGTTATGGCATGACTATAATGTGGAATGAATATACTACATACAAACTAATTAAAGTACTAAACTGTAtcaaatggtataaaataaatatagtacGATATGAGTAACTTGTAAGAATTCAAAcgtatttcactttattttatttttaacctgtTAGAACTTAGTGAGTAACATTTGGTCAATAGTTTTCACATTAATCATTAATGATACTAATGTGTAACTCACATCTCACAACAAGCTGGACACTTTCACTGACAGCTGACTTGATGTTGTTTCCCGCTTCACACGTGTAGTGTCCTGCATCCAGACATCCAGCCTCGTTCCACGTGTACTCAGCCTGTTTAGAGTGTGTCACTTCACGCGAAGTCTGTGAGTTGTTCAACAGTTTAATGTGAGATCCTGGGTTACTGTCAACATCACATCTCAGAGTCATAGGAGTTAACTCATCAACTGTAACCGGTGTATACTGAGAGTTCAAAGTCACAGAAGTGATTGAAGATTGGTCtgcaagaaaatgtattaaatacttAGAAATCATTCCACATGAAAATAGAGTTACTTGAGAATTTGAAGCCAAAATAGATcaacaatcatttaaatattaaaatattaaaatgagcAGTTTCTGAGTGAAAATTGATGCAGACTTGTTGTTGTGACGTACACCTACATATACATTATTTCATTAAGTCTCAGCTGgagaataatatttaaatatatttcattgaaAGGAATATGTATGTTATAAAAGTAACAAGAATGTCAAAATCATAACTGCAAAGTATTAAGTACTGAATAGGGAAAAGTTCAATCAAGAAGAGGTTAGCAACTTAAAACATTAAACCAGTTGATATTCTCATATCATTTACACATCATCAGCCTAAAACCAGTGAAACAAATTAAATAGCAAAGTTCCGTTTGATCATGCATATATAATCTTAGGCCTAGAAATAACTTAATGTTTCAGGAAACATTATAGGGAAAATAAGTAGGTCGGCTtttcagctttaaaaaaaatattaactagTTGGGATAAAATGTTAGGCATATACTGTTTTTACCTacttattaaaaaatttttttttttaaattaggattggggttttttttctaggTAGGGACAGGTTCCCAGAAGCACAATTTATTTTAGGCCTTAAAAACATTCACTGtgtgaaatgtatttattgcaatcattattattttgtaatagaaGAAATACAGTGTTTTATGCACAATGCTATATTCTAATTGGTCAGCTATTTAAAATACCATGCCGTATTAATTACAATATACAGACATAATACATAACATAGGTGAACTTTTAAAAGTAGTATCACTTTTCTAGATGCAACCTGCACATCGAAACAACAcatggcactggttgggacgtgaAAACGTCATCGAGGGCTATTAAATTGTATGACCCATAACTGctctaccactaggctacagtCCACCacaaatatatcatttgaagACAGTTCATGAATAGTTTCTTATCATTTATGTTTCAATTataatgacataaaataaatacttttacttACACTGCACGTCCAGACTAATTTTCTTCTCTAATGATTTCTGTGTATTTGTGTTCCTAGCCGTACACGTATAGTCACCAGCTGCTGATCTCTGTATGTTatttaaggacaacacagaacTGGTTGGTTCTATCGGAGATTTGAACTTCCACGTGAAAGAACAGGATGGAGAACAGTTAGTAGCTCCACAAGACATAGCTACATCGTCACCTTCCTTCAATGTCAGTGAAGAATTCGAGGTGATCTGGACACTGTCTGGACCATCTACAAATGAGACAAAAAGATATAACAAAAACcaccaataccccccccccccccttcaaaaaagaactaagaaagaaaaaagaagaagaaacaaatattttttaaaatgaaaaaaataaaaaaaaaataaaaaaatcaaccaaacaaaaaaaaaaaccattttattttagaaacgacaagaaacacatacaaaaaaaaacaccgttACACGTTTAAATAGTTTTCTCTTTAATACTGATATGAAATACCTATACTTGCTGTCTTATATGTTGTGTTGTTCACGGTTTTTACTGATTTTGTAGCTAAAATATCCAGATAAGTGAACCGACAAAACACTTCAATCAATTCAGTTtcgtatttttataatatatttatcacaTCGTTTGATTATAAGCGTTAACATGTTTAGACGACAAGTACATTTTTTAGATATGTGATTACTAACTGAACATGTTTGACATTTGATGAGTAATATTTAacgcaataataaaaaatacgtTCTAGAAGCTGTCAGGGTCATATTTCGCTAGTTCACATCATCATTTGTGATAAGTAACCACCAATTAATCGatcacacacacgcgcgcgcgcacacgcacacacacacacacacacacacacacacactctctctctctctctctctctctctctctctctctaaagaGTGTGACGTCATGTTTGCCAAATCTTGGACACGTCACCGACGAAGTCATTGGTACACAAACGCCAAATCGTATTGTgtataccatcatcatcatgaatattattactctttttattttattatgtttattattatgcaatttattatttcagcacATGTAACATTAGCAGAATACTCACAGTATACTCTCAGTGTGAACTGTTTACTGTTAGATTTTGGTATAACCGTGTTAGTCACTTTACATGTGTAAACATTCCCGTTCTGACTCCTGTTGATGTTACTCAGTTTTAACTGAGAGTTTGCTGTGATTTCCTGAGTCCCCAGTTTCCAGGAGAAGACACACGGTGGATCACAGTCAGCTTCACAATTCACAGTCAAACTCCCTCCTTCTGCTGCATACCCAGAAAATTGTGGTCGGATTGTAACAGAATCTGGTCCATCTGAGGAGGTAAATGACAACCTGTTAATTCATTTTACTACAGCAATGTAACTACAATGTGATTGCAATAATTAGTATCGACTATTATCAGTTTGACACAAACCCACCCACCATGTCCCCTGTCTCGTACTTTTATGTGGACTAGAAGTAAACAGGTTGGTCAAGTACCAGGCATTTTTAAAGTTTGGGATTAGGAATCATTGATTTTAGCACCCACCTAATTTGGGCTAGTACCCACGTAAGatagaaaatgtttttagaatTTAAAAGGCTACGCGCACACTATGGCCCAAATTTCCGAGTCAGTTGCTAAATATAGAGCACAGTAGTACTAGCGTGTCGTCACTACCGGTCTAACACTGACAAGTGCTATGGGAATGTGCAAATTTAAAGAGTATCATTGGTGAAATGAAAGCCATTCAAAAGATAATGTCCAAAAATAAGTTCAACACATTTCCGTTTTGCCCTTACTAAGTCTCAGTGTATTCCATGCTAAGTCTCAGTGTACCGCATGCTAAGTCTCAGTGTATTGCATACTAAGTCTCAGTGTATTGCATACTAAGTTTCGGTGTTTTGTATAGTCTCAGTGTATTGTATACTAAGTCTCAGTGTATTGTATACTGAGTCTCGGTGTATTGTATACTAAGTCTCAGTGTATTGGATACTGAGTCTCAGTGTATTGGATACTGAGTATCGGTGTATTGCATGCTAAATCTCAGTGTATCGCATGCTAAGTATTAGTGTATCGCATACTAAGTCTCAGTGTATTGCATACTAAGTCTCAGTGTATTGTATAGTCTCAGTGTATCGCATACTAAGTCTCAGTGTATTGTTTACTAAGTCTCAGTGTATTGGATACTGAGTATCAGTGTATTGGATACTGAGTCTCAGTGTATTGGATACTAAGTCTCAGTGTATTGGATATTGAGTCTCAGTGTATTGCATACTGAGTCTCCGTGTATTGGATACTAAGTCTCAGTGTATTGCATACTATGCCTCAGTGTATTGCATACTAAGTCTCAGTGTATCGCATGCTAAGTATCAGTGTATCGCATACTAAGTCTCAGTGTATTGCATACTAAGTCTCAGTGTATTGTATAGTCTCAGTGTATCGCATACTAAGTCTCAGTGTATTGTTTACTAAGTCTCAGTGTATTGGATACTGAGTATCAGTGTATTGGATACTGAGTCTCAGTGTATTGGATACTAAGTCTCAGTGTATTGGATATTGAGTCTCAGTGTATTGCATACTGAGTCTCCGTGTATTGGATACTAAGTCTCAGTGTATTGCATACTATGCCTCAGTGTATTGCATACTAAGTCTCAGTGTATCGCATGCTAAGTATCAGTGTATCGCATACTAAGTCTCAGTGTATTGCATACTAAGTCTCAGTGTATTGTATAGTCTCAGTGTATCGCATACTAAGTCTCAGTGTATTGTATACTAAGTCTCAGTGTATTGGATACTGAGTCTCCGTGTATTGGATACTAAGTCTCAGTGTATTGGATATTGAGTCTCAGTGTATTGTATACTAAGTCTCAGTGTATCGCATACTAAGTCTCAGTGTATTGTATAGTCTCAGTGTATTGTATACTTAGTCTCAGTGTATTGGATACTAAGTCTCAGTGTATTGAATACTAAGTCTCAGTGTATTGTATACTGAGTCTCAGTGTATTGCATACTGAGTCTTCGTGTATTGGATACTAAGTCTCATTGTATTGCATACTAAGTCTATGTGTATTGGATACTAAGTCTCAGTGTGTTGCATACTAAGTATTAGTGCATTGTATACTAAGTTTCAGTGTGTTGTATACTAAGTCTCAGTGTATTGTATACTAAGTCTCAGTGTATTGCATACTAATTATCAGTGTATTGCATGCTAAGTCTCAGTGTATCGCATGCTAAGTCTCAGTGTATTGTATAATATCAGTGTATTGCATACTAAGTCTCAGTGTATTGTATACTAAGTATGTAGTCTATATTTTCAATGTATCCCGTATAACAAGATAGATTGAAAATATAGACTATATGTACTTAAATTAGTGTtataattttcaaccctggatAATGAACTTACATGCTATAGTTTTTCTACATGTAGAAGGTTGACCTGCTGCTCCATCACGGCAAGTCCAATCTACAGCATCAACTGCTGTGTTGAAGGAGTCTATAGTCAGAGTATTCTGTGTAGGGCCGTTACCAACTGCTCTGTAGCCTGTCAGTCTTCCCAGTGGAAAACACACAGTGTTGGCTGTGTTACAAGATACCACATCTTCTTGCTGTCCATTATTTGTTCGTGACCATATGATTCCTTTAGAAACAGTGCCACTTATTCTACAGATTAGCTGTGTCCTTTGTCCAGGATAACCACCAGTCATGCAATCAATGGCGGTATTGGCTTCACCTGTAAGATGgagataattacagaataatggCTTATCTGTgtctcgtgaatgaatgttataAACCCGAGCATCTGGcgatggttttacaatattcattcacgagggacatataATTCTAACTCCTCGTatcaggtcagatcaggtcatagggctttacgtacacattcagagcaagctgttgtagcgcacgcctgtccaggacaggaaaggtggaggggggggggagggaccgtctgcactggcaggtgcaagtgagCACCAGCAGGCCAACCGTGGTCGGTAGCAGACGGAGGAGGGGggcggtggggtggggggagggggtaaatggtgctatggaattttgaatggagcaagaattatgccaaaagagaaaaatgtgcgcaagtttgattgaggaatttgggcgcaattttgaacggtcggtcaaaaagaaagttctGGAGCtaataggttttgacattagtgaatcgagagatcgagagtagctcgttaattagacctctacgatgctgtagtgtctccctaggttgcccatagggcccttaaaaagggcctgaccaccgcttctggtcgtgtcatgacaacccaggggagacttgTGATGGTGTAAACACCGGTAGGCAAGGCGCTGTCGTTCCGGATGTTGTgtaaatattgttgttgttgcagttaACGACGTCCTACTCTTCAgtgtcaccaagtaccaagtagaccaccagcagcaagtatttgggggtGGGATAGGGTAGGCTGGTATTCATTTGTCCAGCTTCCCCTGGGTGcagtgcaattgtgtactcaGAGCCGGTCTTCTTTTGTCCAGCACCTTATTAGAGTATCCTCGTATcaagttggttattctctttattacccattgtaaACTGACGGTGAgcgtgttctgtattgtgattggttaattacattatttttccgagatcaaatgaaaataacacccagaAAGCCAATGACGTGACtggaacaggccaagttgacggttcaagggtatacagttagattgtagccaggtattttttacagttagttctgtagaaaaacgaGCATAATCATATCGAGTTGtcagatttgcgggtgttattgtctatttgatgctcgcaaatgtttcatttttaacctcAGGCTAACTCCTTCGGTCAACAATGACATCTGCAggataaaataaacaataacacacgcaaatctaaaaactctaTATAGTTATCTTCTAATTGTCACTTTTAactggatttgtttttattcaaagCTGCCCTGTTGAAACTGCCCTGTCATGGCAAAAGGAAACAAGTACATTTTTCAACCTTTCGAGATAACAAGCAAACACATAAATTCATAGCTGAACATTAatgtgtaatattgttttatcgCTTCATCTCGTTCTTCTTAAACACTACTATATGATGGATAGTTTAAAAGGCTAGTTTAAATGTTGGACTCTCGTTTGGCAATTGCTCCTTTTTGCCATGACATTATGTTGAGACGcctttttattactaaatggcAAAAGTTAAAATAATCCAAATACACTTTATAActactttattttacaaaagaACTGCAAAAGTGAAAGTTTTAATAGAGAGACAATTGGTGTATTTCAGTCAATGTGATGTGCACTTTTTGTTTACAACCGGTCCGATAAATTCTCCGAGTTATGATTCACTGGTATATTTATCGAAAACTTTCTATGATTCTCGGGCATAAATGGACACAttgtttaatgatttatttcttCTTAACCTCACTGGTGCCTCGaggtttttcatatttttgtaatactataacggtcaatttaaaattggTTTAGAATAAATGTGACAAActttgaagaagaaaatgttttgtccAAGGAATTCgaaaatgaatttaaaattgACCGTTGTAGTGTTATTCTagttatactcttcaaaaaaggtaggggaaTTTAAAATGCAAATGTCATTACAAATGATTGGAACAGAGATATGATTTCAAAAAAGACTGCCTAGGAAAGAACGTCCAGCCGGAAATGTGCACGTGCAAAACGCAGTAGCCCCGTACACGTGGGTAGGCAGTCGTTTGCGAGTTTGCCACTTCACAGAGATGTCGATAAATCTGCTTGAGTGATTACTGCTGTTAATTTTGCTGAATCACATAATCATCCTTTCTCTCctctcaacttattttcatgcttatatcaaattaaggttcaagcacgctgtcctgggcacacacctcagctaccttggctgtctgtctgtccagggcagtgggtcagtgatagagaagagggtgcagtggccttacccaatgagtcgttcaaactcgctctggatgggcgcaggtaccgggctgcgaacccagtaactaccagtcttatgttcgataacttaaccacgacactaccgaggccggtgtctcaTAATCAGTTAACCTTTGTTCTATGGAAGTTTGTCTTTGAATTAGTGATGCGGCGTCTACGACGCGAAGAACACCTTAGTGCTATCGACATGCTTCAAACTAGTAGAATTCAGCGTGATGAAGCCAATATGTTCAATGTTTCACCGTTTGAGATCTGCAGATTATGGAACAGATACCAGCAGATCCAAAATGTTGATGATCGACCCCGTCCAGGGCGTCCCAGGCCAACCACACAAGCCCAGGATCGACTCATCAGAACCCAGGTTCTACGATATCGAGCTTAAACAGCGACTCAGATCGCAACAAAGTTACTCCAGTTTACTGGGGTCCAAGTGGTGGGTCAGGCGATTAAACATCGTCTACATGCAGTTCATCTGCATTCTCGGCGGCCACGTGTTGTGCCACCATTAGCGAATCGCCACATGGTAAACAGGCGCCAATAGTTTACACAGCGTAGAAACTGGGGGAATCGTCGATGGTCTCGTGTAATATTTTCTGACTAGTCCAGATTCACTCTCGTCTTCTTGGATAGGCGTGGCCGCGTTTGGCAACGTCGAAATGAACGCCATGCAAACGCCATCCTCAGGCCtatttcttttgaagagtatataataattcCTGAACCGATTACTCGCACCCAcgtataccacacacacacacacacacacacacacacacgcgcacacacgcacacacaaatacatcctttttatggatgccttaATAGCTCAAAATGTATCGTGGCAAGTTTACAAATttcgggcgattcggtgccatatgTTCGAATCCCAGCAACGGTACGGgataatttgtgaggccagaaaggatttaattatcccctgcaccagtgcgttaatatctatgtatgtaacagtcaaccccgacatacatacattgtatatagatattcatacatccatacatactagccagtgccaggtctgcccaatgtttcatgcacgtaagcgagATCGACCGAgtagcttgtaggccccatgcatatgtttgagttaaagagcatccttttttatggatgccCCAATAGCTTTCGAGGCGATTTGGTGcaacaggttcgagtcccagaaACGGCATGGGAAATtctgtgaggccagaaaggatttaattatcccctgcgccagtgcgttaatatctatgtatgtaatagtcaacctcgacatacacaCAATGTATAGATATTCATTCGGTGCTAtaggttcgaatcccagcaaCATCACGAG
This genomic window from Gigantopelta aegis isolate Gae_Host unplaced genomic scaffold, Gae_host_genome ctg4947_pilon_pilon:::debris, whole genome shotgun sequence contains:
- the LOC121366181 gene encoding nephrin-like → MAFISTLPNAATPIQEDESESGLVRKYYTRPSTIPPVSTLCEANTAIDCMTGGYPGQRTQLICRISGTVSKGIIWSRTNNGQQEDVVSCNTANTVCFPLGRLTGYRAVDGPDSVTIRPQFSGYAAEGGSLTVNCEADCDPPCVFSWKLGTQEITANSQLKLSNINRSQNGNVYTCKVTNTVIPKSNSKQFTLRVYYGPDSVQITSNSSLTLKEGDDVAMSCGATNCSPSCSFTWKFKSPIEPTSSVLSLNNIQRSAAGDYTCTARNTNTQKSLEKKISLDVQYQSSITSVTLNSQYTPVTVDELTPMTLRCDVDSNPGSHIKLLNNSQTSREVTHSKQAEYTWNEAGCLDAGHYTCEAGNNIKSAVSESVQLVVRCSPRLDHRVPFQKEFAAAVGGDVTLNISVIANPSPTFTWYKLTDGNKHSVGSGSSSTTDVSAVGKLTLTNVQQGDIGTYQVVVSNGAKNTDLVKNLTFDVAGPPNIPSDLKSWSSDPHSVSVAWLEAFNGGSEQTFVVQYRSDTSAQWTNLTEVIPENGVNTIQKAVISNLQPKTIYLVRILAYNRYGYEDFTKEQEALTLPPGESFLPTSSNEVIGTGIAIGILIGITIAVLTETVFVILWRRGYVCASSKSDGQHSKELVNSDDQTNTYEGLGTRDDTPYAKMELYENLKT